In the Mesorhizobium sp. WSM2240 genome, CCCAGAAAAGTCGTGAGTCTGGGGTCGCCTGTTGGTCCCAGCGCTTTGTAGAGGGCCGCCCGTGTAACCCCTGTCCCGCGCGCCACATCCGTTATTCCGCGCGCCCGAGCGATCGTCCCGAGCGCGGTTGCAATATAGGTAGCATCACCGCTTTCAAGCGCATCAGCGAGGAGCTCGGCCTGGGCTTCCGGCTCGCGCAGATACTGAGCGGCGTCGAAGGGAATGGTTTCGGTTCTCATCACATATCGTCCTTCAAGCCTCTGGCCAGCGTCTTTGCCAAGGCGATGTCGCGATCCTGCTGCCGCTTGTCTCCACCGCATAAAAGCACGATCAGAGTTCGCCCTCGCTGGGTGAGGTACAAACGGTAGCCGGGACCGTAGTCCACTCGAAGCTCGCTGATCCCGCCACCTACCGGTTTGACATCGCCGAAGAGACCGGCCTCCAAGCGAACCAGACGCTGTGCAATTCTGGTCACGGCGCGGCGATCCGCGAGACCGTCGAGCCATTTAGCGAACTCTCTGGTCTGCCGAATTTCGATCGTCGGAATTTTAGGCGCAGATACCTTGTTTGTCAACTATAGTATACAGATGTTACCACCCCGGCAATATGTGGCTGGGCTTCAGCCGGCGGCCGCGAAGGGCGGCCATGGCGGCGAAGTCGAACGTGCCGGTCTCCTCGGCCGCAGGCACCGAAATGTTGTCGAGGCTTTCGGAAATATGCCGGGCGATCGCCTCGACGATGTCGGCGCGCGCGGTGTGGCCGCGCATAATGCCGATCTTGCACTCGGGCAACGTGCCGAAGCCGTCAGCTTCGCCCAGCACCCGCATGCCCGGCCGCAGCGCGCATTCCGGCAGGACGGAGATCGCCAGCCCTGAAAGCACGGCGGCGGTGATGACGGTCGCCGACCAGCTTGTGAACAGGATGCGGTATTCGCGGTTCATTTCGTCGAGCACGTCGCAGGCGGCGCGCCGCCAAATGCATGTCGGGCGCCCGAAGGCCAGCGGCAGGATTTCCTGCTCATGCGTGGCATGGTTGGCCGAACCAACCCACAGCAGCGGCTCGCGGCGCACCACCTCCGACTGCCCCTTGGCGTCGTCATGGGTGACCAGCGCCAGGTCGAGATGGCCGCGCTTTATATGCTCGACCAGGTTGAAGGTCGGCTCGCAGATGACGGTGAGTTCTACGCGCGGGTTGGAGCGGGAAAACCGCGCCATGATCTCGGGCAGGAAACGGTCGGCATAGTCATCCGGAGTGCCGATCCGGATCGTGCCTTCCAGCCGCCGGTCGTCGAATGCGGCCAGCGTCTCGCGGTTGAGGTGGATCATGCGCCGCGCGTAAGAAAGCAGCCTTTCGCCTTCCTCAGTCAGCTTGTTGGTACGGCCGTCCTTTTCGAACAGCGGCTTGCCGATGCGCTCTTCGAGGCGGCGCATCTGCATCGACACCGCCGACTGGGTGCGATGCACCTCCTCCGCGGCGCGGGTGAAGCTGCCGGTGTCGGCGATCATGATGAATGTCTGCAACTGGTCGAGATCGAGCGGCGCTGCCATGGGAATATCCATCATCCATGTTGATGCTAAAGATTAAAAACATTCGTTGGATTAATCAATGGCAGGAGAGCATTGTCGTAACGTCAACACGAGGCCTGTGATTTGCCCCCGGATCGCCGCGCTCCCGCGCTTTCCGACGGATTCATGCGCCCGCATTTTGAATGAGGAGACCAGATATGACTGCGCTCGATCACACGACCCAGACGATGCACGCCGCAACCCGTCCGGCGGCTGTGACGCGCGTCGTAAACGCGGTCTCGGCCTTCTTTCGAACCTGGAAAAACCGTCGCGAATTCTATCGCCTCGGCGACATGTCGGATGCCGAACTCGCCGATATCGGCTTGACGCGCGCCGACCTGCATGTCGCAGTCGGCCTGCCTTTCGGCATCGATCCGACAGTGCGCCTTGGCGCGATCGTCCGGGCCCGCTCGGAATCCGTGGAAGACATGGCCCGCCGGATCTGCTGAACCGGATCAGGAGTTTACGCAGGCTCCCCCACTCCCAGCCGGTTTCCCACAACCGGCCAGCCTGCACATTGCCCGGCCTGCGAAGGCCGGGCTTTTTTATCAGCCGGCCCAGGGCGATCCGTAGCGCTATCGAGTGGGGATGCGGCTGAGGAAATCACGCGTCAGGGTGACGATTTCCTCCAGATTCGTTTCCAGCGCCCAGTGGCCGGCGTCGAGCAGGTGCAACTCGGCATTTGGCAAATCCCGCAGATAGGCGCGCGCTGATCCTTCCGGCATGTAGCCGTCCTGCGGTCCCCAGACGATGAGCGTCGGCGGCTGGTGTTCCCGAAGATAGGCCTGGTATTTTGGAAACCAGTTGAGGTTTTCCTTCAGCGCCGCGATCACGTCGACCGCGATCTCGCGCCGCTTGGGCGTCATCAGCGACCAGTGCAGTTTCCAGAGATCCGGCGGAATGCGCTCGGTCAGTTCGTCGCGAACATCGTTCAGGAATTCGTCTTTAAACCCTTCTTCGCTCACAGCGTCCGCGAGCTTGGCGCGTCCTTCCGGCGTCGGATTGCGCCAGTACTCCTCAAGCGGCGCGTATTTGGGGCCGAGTTGGTCCTCATAGATGTCGCCGTTCTGGATGATCAGCCCCGCGATGCGCTCCGGCGACCTGATGGCGAGCCGCAAGCCTATCTGTGAACCGAAATCGTGGAGATAGAGGACGTAACGCTCGATACCCAGCCTGGCCGAAAAATCGGCCAGGAATGCCGCGTAACCGTCGAAACTGTAGTCGAAATCCTCCGGCGTGTCGCTGTAGCCGCAGCCGGGAAAATCGGGCGCGATCAGGCGCCAACGGTCGGCCAGGAATGGCATGAAATTGCGGAACTCGTAGGACGAGCAAGGATAGCCGTGGGGCAGGAGGATGACGGGAGCGTCCGCCGGCCCAGCCTCGCGATAAAATGCGCCAAGTCCGTCAAGGTCGATCCGACGGTGCTTTACGATTGCCGAACTGTTCAAGGTGACATCCCCAGCCGTTGTATCGGAATGCGAGCAACGGCGGGAGGGCGTCAGGGCATCTGCTTTGGCTCTGCCAGCCGCGCCCGCCAAACGTGCATCAAGGCGTGATGTTCCGGCCCGGGCGCGATCTCGGAGCGAGTTCGGCTAATATTCGAAGATTCAGTCCGGCAAACGCTCTACCTATGCCGGTCCATGCCCTTGGTGAACTGCTCGAAAATCGATTCCATGCTCTTCTGGTATTCGTCGCGCTGCTTGGCGCCGGTCTCGAACATCTCGCCGAAGAGGTCGTCATAGGGGTTGCGTGGCCGGCCGCTCGGGTTTTCACGCGGCTGGGACTTTTGTTGCGGCTGCGGTTCGGGCTCCGGAGTGCGCTGCGCCTGTCCGCCGCCCAGCATCTGCTCGAAAATCTTGCCCAGCGGATTGTCGCCATAGGGGTTTTGCACCTGTTCCGGTTGCCGGCGCTGCTGCTGTCCGCCGCCGCCGAACATGTCCTGCAGCACCTTGCCGAACGGATTGTCGAATGGGTTGGCCGGCTGCGCATCCGGTCGTTGCTGCGGAGCAGGCGCGCCACCGCCCATCATGTCGCCGCCTTGCCGCATCATCTGCTCGATGATCTCGCCGAGCGGATTGGAGCCGCCCATGCCGCCGGCCTGCATCTGGTTGGTGGATTGCTTGAACAGCCCGCCCATTATCATGGAGGCGATGACTGGCAGCATCTGCTTCAGCACGTCCTGGCCGATGCCGGTGGCCTGCGCCGCCTGCGCAGCGACCGCGCGGCTGAGTTCCTTCGAGCCGAACAAATGGCCGAGAATGCCGTTGCCTTCCGCGACGCCCTGCGGCGCGAAAGCCTTCTGCGCGTCCTCGAAATATTTGGCGTGCTGTCCCGAGGCCATCGCATTCAGGAATCCGGCGACGCCGTATGGATCGGAGGCGTTGCGCTTCAGCCCCTGCGAAAAAGCCGGCAGCAGCGCTTCGACCGCAAGCTCGGCCTGCTGCTGGGAGAGGTTGAACTGCCGCGCCAGAATTTCCATGCCGTGGCCGTTCTGGGCGTTGGCGAGCATGTCATATAGTGGGAGCATCTTGTCCTCCTCGGAACTTCCGCCGGAGGGAGCGTAGTGGGTTTTCCATCAGGATTGAAGGGGAGACGACGGACCTGGCCGCCTCGGCCTGCGTGATCCCGACAACGGCGAGGCCGGAAAACGCTCCATCCACTCTAATAAGCATACTCCAGGAAAACCGGCTCGATCGAGCCGCCCCAGCGCGTGTGGTAGGCGTTGAGCATTTCCTCCGCACTGGTGGTGCCGCGCGCCACCACTTCGTCCAGCGTCGACAGGAAGCCCGTTTCGTCATAGCCTTCGCGGTTCTTGCGGTCGCGGTTCTTCAGGCCGAGCCGCGAGATTTTGAGCGCCTCGCGCGCGATGCTGCGCAAATCGGTGTCGCGGAATTCGGTGGCGATGCCGTGCTCCGGCACCGCGGCGCGCATGTCGCGGACCTCCTCGAAGCTCCAGTCGGCGGTCAGCTGCTCGGCGGCGTCGATCGCCTCCTCGTCATAGAGCAGCCCGACCCAGAAGGCCGGAAGCGCGCAGATGCGCCGCCACGGTCCGCCGTCGGCGCCGCGCATTTCGAGAAAACGCTTCAGCCGTACGTCGGGAAACAGCGTCGACAGATGGTTCGCCCAGTCGCCGATCGTCGGCACACCGTCCGGCATCTGGTTGTGCGCTGACCCCGCCATGAACTGGCGAAAGGTCATGTGGGTCATGTCGTGATAGCGCCCGTCGCGGATGACGAAATACATCGGCACGTCGAGCGCCCATTCGACATAGTCGGCAAAGCCGAAGTCGGGCGAGAAGCAGAAGGGCAGCAGGCCCGAGCGCTGGTTGTCGGTGTCGGTCCAGATCTCGCCGCGCCAGCTCTGCAGGCCGTTGGGGCGGCCCTCGGTGAAGGGCGAGTTGGCGAACAGCGCGGTGGCGAGCGGCTGCAGCTTCAGCGACACTTGCATCTTGCGGCGCATGTCCGCCTCGCTCTCGAAGTCGAGGTTAACCTGGATGGTGCAGGTGCGGTACATCATGTCCAGGCCCTTGGTACCGACCTTGGGCATGTAGCGTGTCATGATCTCGTAGCGCGATTTCGGCATTTTCGGCGTTTCGGAAAGCCGCCATTTCGGGCTGCCGCCGAGACCGAGGAAGCGGATGCCGAGCGGCTCGGCGATCTCGCGCAGTTGCGCCAGATGCGCGTTACCCTCCCGGCAGGTCTGGTGGATCGTCTCCAGCGGCGCGCCGGAAAGCTCGAACTGGCCGCCGGGCTCCAGCGAGATCGCGCCCTGACCCGTCGGTTCGACCAGTCCGATCACCCGCTCGTCATCGAGGATTGGGTCCCAGCCCAGCGTACGCTGCATGCCTTCAAGCAGCGCGCGGATGCCGCGCTCGCCGCCATAGGGCACCGGCGCATTGCCGTCCACATAGAACGGGAATTTCTCGTGCTCGGTGCCGATGCGCCATTTGTCCTTGGGCTTGTTGCCCTCGGCCAGATACTCGACCAGTTCGTCGATGCTCTCGATCGGCCGGAAATCCGTTGTGTCGCGCGCCATTCAATCTTCCTCTGCACGCTCCTGACAAGCGCCGCGCTTGATGGACGCAATCGTGCCGGCCGATCAAGCAAAAAATCCTGACCATCCTGTCAAGAGCATTGATGCCCACGTTCTGCCGGGGACGGCACGGACGCAAAATCCGTCCCGCGGGGCGCTTGGGCGGGGTGAGATCCGTTCAGCCTGAGCTACCAAGCTTTGATCCGACCGCCTGCGGCCCCCGCGGCATCTTTCGCACGAAATATCCTGGACAGGTCTCTTGAATTCGATCGTTCCGGCGGCTACACGGAAACCACCAGACCGGGCCCCTCTGGCAGCTCGCACGAGCTGTGATGTCGGACTGGCATTCCAACCTGGGGTCTGGTGTTCGTGGAATCCACGTGACGACTGCATAATCGAACCTGCTGCGAAGGCGTTTGAACACATCTTTGCTGGCCCTTGCGCGTCGCTATCCACCCATGCCGGCACTCCCATTCAAAAAAAGGGTGCCAAATGACGGAATACTTTACTGCGGACGCCTTGTCCGCGCTTCTCCAAGTTATCATGATCGACCTCGTATTGGCCGGTGACAATGCGATCGTCATCGGCCTTGCTGCTGCCGGCCTGCCGAAGGAACAGCGCGCGAAAGCCATCCTGATCGGCATCATCGCCGCCACGGTGCTGCGTATCGGCTTTGCCGCTGCCACGACCCAGTTGCTGCAGATCGTCGGCCTCCTGCTTGCCGGCGGCGTGCTCCTGCTCTGGGTATGCTGGAAGATGTGGCGCGAGCTGCGCACCACCCATGCCGAGGAGGTTGCCGGCGCCGAGGCGCTCGAGAACAAGGATCTCGACGCGGACGGCAAGATTGCGGCTGGCGTGCCGCGCAAGACTTTCGCCCAAGCAGCGTGGCAGATCGTCATTGCCGACGTGTCGATGTCGCTCGACAATGTGCTGGCCGTTGCCGGCGCGGCGCGCGACCATCCGGGCATCCTGGTGTTCGGCCTTATCCTGTCGATCGCGTTGATGGGCATCGCCGCTACCTTCATCGCGAGGTTGCTACAACGTCACCGCTGGATCGCCTATGTCGGTCTCGCCATCATACTCTACGTCGCCCTGGAGATGATTTATCGCGGCGGCTTCGAGGTCATGGCAGCGGTGAACGGAGCGTAAGAGTGAAGCTCTAGCATCGACTGTCTCAGTTGCTCCTCATCGCCCTGCCGGTCGGCGGTTTCGCCGATCGGCAACGTTGCAGCAAACGGGGCCGGCAGTGCGGCCGGCTACTCTCTCCCCGTCTAAGGTGAGGGGCCGACAGTCAAAAAAACGACTTTGGAAGGCCGACTGACCTGCCAGGATCCGTGGCCTACCAATCCCCCACCGTCGCCTGGATGACGGCGAGCGCCGCCACGGCTGCCGTGTCGGCGCGCAGGATGCGCGGCCCGAGCGGGATGGCGCTGACGAACGGCAAAGCGCGAAGCTGGCGCCGCTCGGCGTCCGAGAAGCCGCCTTCCGGCCCGACGATCAGCCCGAGCTTGCGGTCGGAAATGCCCTGCAGCGCCGGCAGCGGATTGTTGGTGGAAGCATCCTCGTCGCAGAAGATCAGCCGGCGTTCGCTGTCCCAATCGGCGAGCAGGCGATCGAACTTCTGCGCCTCGCGCACTTCCGGGATCGCAAGAATGCCGCACTGTTCGGCCGCCTCCACAGCGTTGGCGCGCAATCTTTCAATTCCGGGTTTGGCTATCTGCGTGTGCTGGGTGATGACCGGCTGCAGCACGCCTGCGCCCATCTCCACCGCCTTCTGGATCAGATAATCGAGCCGGCCCTGCTTCAGCGGCGCGAAGCAATAGACAAGATCGGGGAGCGGCGGCTGCGGCCTTGTACGCTCAACAGCCCGCAGCCGGACGGATTTCTTGGCCTTCACCTCGATGCGGGCCAGCCATTCGCCGTCACGGCCGTTGAAAAGCAGCAGTTCCGCCCCCTCGGCCAGGCGCAGGACGTGGCTGAGGTAGTGGCTCTGTTCCGGGCTCGCCTCGACGACGGCATCTTCGGCCAGTTCCTGTGGCACGAACAGCCGCTGCATCTTGTAATTCGCGCGCATCAGCGACTGATGGGACAGAGCGCGTCGGCGGTCAAGCGAGGGGCGGCGCTAGCGCCTTAGTCCAGTTGGCAGGGCCAGCTCGCCGGGGAGATCAATCCCGCCGGAAGCCTGGTTTCGGCGTCGCCGCAGGCCATGTCGATCTGGTATTGGGTGAGGCCGGTGGCGGCGCTTAGGTCGAGGCCGGCGAGCCTCGTCAGGTAGAAGAAGGCATTGCTGAAATCGAGTGGGCCGGTGAATTTCGCCTTGCTGAGATCGGCCCGTGTCAGGTTGGCGAGGGTGAAGCGGCTGCCTGTCAGATCGGCGTTCTTGAAATTGGCGCGACCGAGTTCCGCCTTCTCGAAGCTAGTGCCGACGAGATTCGCGCCTGAAAAGTCGACCCGCTGCAGCTCTGCATTGACGAATGCCGAGCCTTGGGCGTCGACGCCGCTGAAATCGGTGCGATAGCCTTCGACCTTGGCGAAGTTCGCGCCCTTGGCGCTGGACCCGGCCAGCGAGGAGCGCACCAGCGTCGCGCCTTCGAGGTTCGCGCCGTCGAGATTGGAATTCCTGAGGTCGGTTGACGTAAAATCGGTTTCGACCAGGTTTGCGCGACTGAGATTGCTTTCCCTGATGATTATCCCGCGCTTCGGGCAATCCTGCCAGTCTATGCCCACGCCAGGCATGCTGGCGCAATCGGCTGACATTGCGGGGCTGGTAGCCAGAAAAGCGGCGAACCCGGCGGCAACCGCGGATAGAAGGCTGTATCTCAAAATTTACCTCCGGCCCCGCCTGTCGGGTTCACGCTTTACATTACAACCAGCGATGCTCTTCCTGAAAGGCGATTTTTCCCGGCACCCCGTTCCATGGTTCAGAAAGCCTATCCGCCGGCCTTGCCGGCCCACACCGGCCTGTAGCCGGAACGAAGAATCGCAACCGTGGCAGGCGGCGTGACGAGCCGCAGCGCCGGGCTGCTCAGCGCCTCGCGATCGAGCGCCGGGCCATAACCTGAAAAGGTCCAGGGCAGGGCGACCCCACCTTTAAGCGCGAATGCCCGGCCGCCCGAAGCCACGACCGTGCCGTCGGGCAGGGCGCGCAGCGCTTCCGCGTCGACCGGCTTCGCCTGGCCGCCGGAAGCAAGACGCTCCCCATGCAGCCTGGCGTCGATCTCACCGGCCTTCGGTGCAGCGACCCGGAAAGCGTCGCCATAATGGCCGGCAAAGGCCTTGGCCCGCTCGCGCTGGCAATAAAAGCAGGGGCGGTGGCCGGCGGCCAGCGCCGTCACCTCGTCGAGGAAGAACAGTTCGGTCCAGCCGGCATTGCCGGACGGCGCATTGCGGCCCATCACCGCGCGCCTGCGGCCGCGGAACTCACATACGCAGATGAGCCAGGCGTTCGTGGTCCAGCGCCGCGCAAGCAGCGTGCGCGTCGCCGGGTCGTGGATGACGCCGCGGTTGCCGGTGAACATGCCGCGCGCCGGGACCGCGTGGATTTCGCCGAACGGGTCGACGCGGTTTTGCAGCGGCATGGCCGGCTCCCTTTCTGGCGTGCGCAAGCCATGATATCGATCGCGACACCTTTGTCATTCCGAAGGATTTTCGATGCGCGTTCTTGTTGTCCAGAACTACGACAACACCGGGCTTGGCCAGATCGGCACGGCGCTTCGCGAAGCAGGCGCCGAGATCGATATGCGCAACGCCCATCTCGGGGATGCGCTGCCTCCGGAAGCGAATGGCCACGACGCCCTCGTGGTCTTGGGCGGCGGCCAGAATGCGCTCGCCGACGATGAGTATCCCTATATTCCGGCGCTGCTTGCCCTGATGCGCGATTTTGAAAGCCGCGACCGGGCGGTGCTCGGCATTTGCCTTGGCAGCCAATTGCTCGCCCGCGCCTACGGGGCCGAGAACCAAATCGGGGCAGCGCCGGAGTTCGGCTGGCAAAAAGTCTCGCTGACCGAAGACGCGGCTGCCGATTCTGTGCTCGGCGCGCTGCCGCGGGAGTTTTCGATCTTCCAGTGGCACGACGATACCTTCACGCTTCCGTCCAATGCCATTCGCCTCGCCTCCAATGCGGCCGCGGCGAACCAGGCATTCCGCATCGGCCGTGCGGCCTATGGCTTCCAGTTCCATTTCGAGGCCGACCGGTCACTCATCCGCCACTGGAACACGGCCTTCGCCGCCTTTCTCGCCGACCGCCAGCCCGACTGGCCGGCACGCTTCGACGCGGAGGCGGAACATCACGGGCCGGATGCCGATGCTGCTGGCCTGGCGCTCGCCCGCGCCTGGGTGGCCGCGATTTAGCTACACTCGAAGCTGCCGCCCCTCATCCGCCTGCCGGCTCCTTCTCCCCGTGAAGTGCGGGGAGAAGGAAGACTACCGCGACGCTGACGCCTCCCTCTCCCCGTTTTTTTCACGAGAGAGGGTAAGGGTGATTTGTAGTCTGCCACGCCGCCAGCCCAGTGACAAAAATGCACCGCCGCCGAAATCTCGTGTGGATGGCCGCTCCGGCCGCTGGCGGATTTCTCGGCAAACGCCTAGAAGGCGGCCGCTTTCTGCGGCGCGAACGGCTGACCGGCTTCGCGGTGGAAACCGAAAAGTAACCCTGACAGTGCAGACATACCGAAGTCCAACCGAGATGACCCCCGTGAAAGCAGCACTCCTGTCGTTCGCAATGATGTCCGCCATCGTGCTGTGCGGATTCGGCATCTATACGGCCACCGCTTCCGCGGACCATGTCGTCATCGACGGCTACGGCGTCACCGCTTCCCGTTTTTGAGCGCCGGGCCCGGAGCGCCAAGGCAACTGCGATCACGTCCGGACCGAGAGCACCCGCTTCTCGGCGCCATCCACAACCAGCGCCGTGAGCACGCCCGACCGGTAGGCCAGCGTGTCGACATTGACGCGGTTCGGCAGGATTTGGGGCTCGGCGAACGGCGTGTGGCCGTGCACGATGATCTTCGGGTGCAGGCCGTTATAGTCTAGGAAATCCGCGCGTATCCAGATCAGGTCCTCCGCCGCCTGCTTGTCGAGCGCGACTTCGGGGCGAATGCCGGCGTGGCAGAAAAAGAAGTCGCCCATGGTCGCGCTGAACGGCCGCGCCCGAAGGAAGGCTACATGACTTTCGTCGACGGTCTTCATCAGCGCCGAATGGCTTTCGCGCAGGGCGGCGAGGTTGCCACTGTCCAGTGTCACGCCGTAGGATCGTGCGGTTTCGGCCCCGCCGAAGCGCGCGAACAGCGTCGCCGGGTCGGGATTGTCGAGAAATTCTAGGAAACCGATATCATGGTTGCCGGCGAGCGAAACGATCCGCTCATCGCGCCGATGGGCCGCGACCAGGAAATCCAGCACCGCCTTCGAATCGGGACCCCGGTCGACATAGTCGCCGAGATGGACGATGCGCCAGTCGGCTGGCCGGTCGCGCGCGATCTCCGCCTCGATCCGTTCGTGCATGAGCTTCAGGAGGTCGGCGCGCCCATGAACGTCGCCCATGGCGTAGATGCGCATGCCTTCCGGACCGCGCGCATCGAGGAAATGGATGCCCGGCCGC is a window encoding:
- a CDS encoding addiction module antidote protein, with translation MRTETIPFDAAQYLREPEAQAELLADALESGDATYIATALGTIARARGITDVARGTGVTRAALYKALGPTGDPRLTTFLGVLNSLGFKLTLKAEDAEAA
- a CDS encoding type II toxin-antitoxin system RelE/ParE family toxin, yielding MTNKVSAPKIPTIEIRQTREFAKWLDGLADRRAVTRIAQRLVRLEAGLFGDVKPVGGGISELRVDYGPGYRLYLTQRGRTLIVLLCGGDKRQQDRDIALAKTLARGLKDDM
- a CDS encoding LysR substrate-binding domain-containing protein, whose amino-acid sequence is MAAPLDLDQLQTFIMIADTGSFTRAAEEVHRTQSAVSMQMRRLEERIGKPLFEKDGRTNKLTEEGERLLSYARRMIHLNRETLAAFDDRRLEGTIRIGTPDDYADRFLPEIMARFSRSNPRVELTVICEPTFNLVEHIKRGHLDLALVTHDDAKGQSEVVRREPLLWVGSANHATHEQEILPLAFGRPTCIWRRAACDVLDEMNREYRILFTSWSATVITAAVLSGLAISVLPECALRPGMRVLGEADGFGTLPECKIGIMRGHTARADIVEAIARHISESLDNISVPAAEETGTFDFAAMAALRGRRLKPSHILPGW
- a CDS encoding DUF1127 domain-containing protein, producing MTALDHTTQTMHAATRPAAVTRVVNAVSAFFRTWKNRREFYRLGDMSDAELADIGLTRADLHVAVGLPFGIDPTVRLGAIVRARSESVEDMARRIC
- a CDS encoding alpha/beta hydrolase — protein: MNSSAIVKHRRIDLDGLGAFYREAGPADAPVILLPHGYPCSSYEFRNFMPFLADRWRLIAPDFPGCGYSDTPEDFDYSFDGYAAFLADFSARLGIERYVLYLHDFGSQIGLRLAIRSPERIAGLIIQNGDIYEDQLGPKYAPLEEYWRNPTPEGRAKLADAVSEEGFKDEFLNDVRDELTERIPPDLWKLHWSLMTPKRREIAVDVIAALKENLNWFPKYQAYLREHQPPTLIVWGPQDGYMPEGSARAYLRDLPNAELHLLDAGHWALETNLEEIVTLTRDFLSRIPTR
- a CDS encoding DUF937 domain-containing protein, with amino-acid sequence MLPLYDMLANAQNGHGMEILARQFNLSQQQAELAVEALLPAFSQGLKRNASDPYGVAGFLNAMASGQHAKYFEDAQKAFAPQGVAEGNGILGHLFGSKELSRAVAAQAAQATGIGQDVLKQMLPVIASMIMGGLFKQSTNQMQAGGMGGSNPLGEIIEQMMRQGGDMMGGGAPAPQQRPDAQPANPFDNPFGKVLQDMFGGGGQQQRRQPEQVQNPYGDNPLGKIFEQMLGGGQAQRTPEPEPQPQQKSQPRENPSGRPRNPYDDLFGEMFETGAKQRDEYQKSMESIFEQFTKGMDRHR
- a CDS encoding glutamate--cysteine ligase produces the protein MARDTTDFRPIESIDELVEYLAEGNKPKDKWRIGTEHEKFPFYVDGNAPVPYGGERGIRALLEGMQRTLGWDPILDDERVIGLVEPTGQGAISLEPGGQFELSGAPLETIHQTCREGNAHLAQLREIAEPLGIRFLGLGGSPKWRLSETPKMPKSRYEIMTRYMPKVGTKGLDMMYRTCTIQVNLDFESEADMRRKMQVSLKLQPLATALFANSPFTEGRPNGLQSWRGEIWTDTDNQRSGLLPFCFSPDFGFADYVEWALDVPMYFVIRDGRYHDMTHMTFRQFMAGSAHNQMPDGVPTIGDWANHLSTLFPDVRLKRFLEMRGADGGPWRRICALPAFWVGLLYDEEAIDAAEQLTADWSFEEVRDMRAAVPEHGIATEFRDTDLRSIAREALKISRLGLKNRDRKNREGYDETGFLSTLDEVVARGTTSAEEMLNAYHTRWGGSIEPVFLEYAY
- a CDS encoding TerC family protein; this translates as MTEYFTADALSALLQVIMIDLVLAGDNAIVIGLAAAGLPKEQRAKAILIGIIAATVLRIGFAAATTQLLQIVGLLLAGGVLLLWVCWKMWRELRTTHAEEVAGAEALENKDLDADGKIAAGVPRKTFAQAAWQIVIADVSMSLDNVLAVAGAARDHPGILVFGLILSIALMGIAATFIARLLQRHRWIAYVGLAIILYVALEMIYRGGFEVMAAVNGA
- a CDS encoding 16S rRNA (uracil(1498)-N(3))-methyltransferase gives rise to the protein MRANYKMQRLFVPQELAEDAVVEASPEQSHYLSHVLRLAEGAELLLFNGRDGEWLARIEVKAKKSVRLRAVERTRPQPPLPDLVYCFAPLKQGRLDYLIQKAVEMGAGVLQPVITQHTQIAKPGIERLRANAVEAAEQCGILAIPEVREAQKFDRLLADWDSERRLIFCDEDASTNNPLPALQGISDRKLGLIVGPEGGFSDAERRQLRALPFVSAIPLGPRILRADTAAVAALAVIQATVGDW
- a CDS encoding pentapeptide repeat-containing protein — encoded protein: MRYSLLSAVAAGFAAFLATSPAMSADCASMPGVGIDWQDCPKRGIIIRESNLSRANLVETDFTSTDLRNSNLDGANLEGATLVRSSLAGSSAKGANFAKVEGYRTDFSGVDAQGSAFVNAELQRVDFSGANLVGTSFEKAELGRANFKNADLTGSRFTLANLTRADLSKAKFTGPLDFSNAFFYLTRLAGLDLSAATGLTQYQIDMACGDAETRLPAGLISPASWPCQLD
- a CDS encoding type 1 glutamine amidotransferase, translating into MRVLVVQNYDNTGLGQIGTALREAGAEIDMRNAHLGDALPPEANGHDALVVLGGGQNALADDEYPYIPALLALMRDFESRDRAVLGICLGSQLLARAYGAENQIGAAPEFGWQKVSLTEDAAADSVLGALPREFSIFQWHDDTFTLPSNAIRLASNAAAANQAFRIGRAAYGFQFHFEADRSLIRHWNTAFAAFLADRQPDWPARFDAEAEHHGPDADAAGLALARAWVAAI
- a CDS encoding metallophosphoesterase, which produces MRIYAMGDVHGRADLLKLMHERIEAEIARDRPADWRIVHLGDYVDRGPDSKAVLDFLVAAHRRDERIVSLAGNHDIGFLEFLDNPDPATLFARFGGAETARSYGVTLDSGNLAALRESHSALMKTVDESHVAFLRARPFSATMGDFFFCHAGIRPEVALDKQAAEDLIWIRADFLDYNGLHPKIIVHGHTPFAEPQILPNRVNVDTLAYRSGVLTALVVDGAEKRVLSVRT